The uncultured Roseibium sp. genome contains a region encoding:
- a CDS encoding SDR family NAD(P)-dependent oxidoreductase, whose protein sequence is MTQEFEGRVAVVTGASRGIGYQLAKALGARGAHVIAIARTVGGLEDLDDEIKSAGGQATLVPVDITDFDALDRLGAAIFERWKKLDILVGNAGSFSLLSPVGHIAIKDFDTMMATNVTANWRLIRSLDPLLRQSDAGRALFLTDSHAHSCTAFWGQQAVSKAALEALVRTYANESLKTNLKINLADPGPVRTGLRSKAMPGEDPDKLPKPEEVAPALLKLLSTGVTETGKLYHHPSGEMRGFPTAV, encoded by the coding sequence ATGACGCAGGAATTCGAAGGCCGGGTCGCGGTCGTCACCGGGGCTTCGCGCGGAATCGGCTATCAGCTAGCCAAAGCGCTCGGCGCACGCGGGGCGCATGTGATTGCGATCGCGCGCACCGTCGGCGGTCTGGAGGACCTCGACGACGAGATCAAGTCGGCAGGCGGTCAGGCGACCCTGGTTCCGGTCGATATCACGGATTTCGATGCACTCGACCGACTGGGGGCGGCGATCTTTGAGCGCTGGAAGAAGCTCGACATCCTGGTCGGCAATGCCGGCAGTTTCAGCCTGCTGTCGCCGGTGGGACACATCGCCATCAAGGACTTCGACACTATGATGGCGACCAACGTCACCGCCAATTGGCGGCTGATACGATCGCTCGATCCGCTGCTGCGCCAGTCGGACGCCGGACGGGCGCTGTTCCTGACAGATTCCCACGCCCACAGCTGCACGGCCTTCTGGGGCCAGCAGGCGGTCTCCAAGGCCGCTCTGGAAGCCTTGGTGCGCACCTATGCCAATGAAAGCCTGAAGACCAACCTGAAGATCAACCTGGCCGATCCCGGCCCCGTGCGGACCGGCCTCAGGTCCAAGGCGATGCCGGGCGAAGACCCGGACAAATTGCCGAAGCCGGAAGAGGTCGCGCCCGCGCTGCTGAAACTGCTCAGCACCGGTGTGACTGAAACCGGCAAGCTCTACCATCACCCCAGCGGCGAGATGCGGGGCTTTCCGACGGCGGTTTAG